A stretch of Aerococcus urinaehominis DNA encodes these proteins:
- a CDS encoding VOC family protein, producing MQQELVEICVRVRDIDKTLDFYTNLFDFEVSRERKFPEDGFDLIYLASPGSPLEIELTYNYDADPYEIGDGFSHLGVKVADLEEMHKICQASNYETGELKGLSGGEPSYFFVTDPDGYRIEVKRDK from the coding sequence ATGCAACAAGAATTAGTTGAAATTTGTGTACGGGTTCGCGACATCGATAAAACCCTTGATTTCTACACAAACCTATTCGACTTTGAAGTTAGCCGCGAGCGTAAGTTTCCTGAGGATGGTTTTGACTTAATTTATTTAGCTAGTCCAGGCAGTCCACTTGAAATTGAGCTAACCTATAATTATGATGCGGACCCTTATGAGATTGGTGACGGCTTTAGCCACCTAGGTGTTAAAGTTGCTGATCTTGAAGAAATGCACAAAATTTGCCAAGCATCTAACTATGAAACTGGCGAACTAAAAGGCCTAAGTGGCGGTGAGCCAAGCTACTTCTTTGTTACCGATCCTGACGGCTATCGGATTGAGGTTAAGCGAGATAAATAA